Part of the Megalopta genalis isolate 19385.01 chromosome 6, iyMegGena1_principal, whole genome shotgun sequence genome, TGTGGCGTGAGGCTTACAATTCTGGAGCAGTAAAAGCACAGTGAGTTATTCATGCGGTTTATagaagtatatttatatttaaggtACTCTGTACTGTACATGCAATAGAATAATTGaacagtattaataatatatttgtaaGTGTGCTACAAATATATACTACATACTAATACACTCCtaaatattactatatactacATATTTACTAACATTAGAATGGTATACCATTAACAATGGtacgaaaataaaaaattgtgcaAGTCTATGATATACACGTGATTTGTATACCATTGTCACATGTGTGAGGTGAATATGTTGTGTAAGGGCTCACTTCAGTTTCACGAACACAGAATTAATAcataaacaattaataaattaattatttattagaataataataaatgaactATTTATATAGTGTTTATGAAGATGTTCCGAAAGCACTAGAAGCATGGACGAATGACGGTAAAAAGGTCTATGTTTATTCAAGTGGTAGCGTCGAAGCGCAAAAGCTTCTGTTCGGACATTCTGTACATGGAGATTTACTTAAGGTATCttctattttacaatatatCATGTGATACATGTAGAGAATAGACAATATTCTTCATGACAATGTACAGAATGAGTCAACAAGCATTTTCGTCTAAAATAGTTGATTATTCATACATTGATCGTTTTAAACAAACTGTGCTGTCCAAGATAATTCATTAAATTAATACAGTTTCAAACCATTCTTATTGACTCAACTTGTGTGCATATAATGGAACACAGAATAATAACAAGCAATTACTTCAGCATTTCAGTGGTTATTTTGATACCGAAGTAGGCGCGAAGCAAGAAACTAGTAGTTAcaagaatatattaaataaaattggaGCTGATCCATCAGCTATAATCTTTCTCACTGACGTCGTCAAAGGTTAGTGTCTCACAATGTTTCAATATCAAAATCGTGCAATGATACACACATATAACAATGGTCTTTTTCCACAATAGAAGCGGCAGCGGCTAAGGAGGCGGGTCTAACGGCAGTGCTGGTAGAACGCGAGGGTAACGCTCCTCTAACAGATGAAGATAAAGTATCTTTCACGACGATCAAATCTTTCTTGGACTTAACATTTCAAGCATCTACGAAGAGACAGAAACTAGAGACAACAGAAACGCAAGAGGCAACGGCCAAGGAGGCGAACGTCGTCAACAAAGATACCTGTGAACCCATGGATACCTCGGAGGACGTTGAGATGTCTGACGTCAGTGAGAAGAAGGACGACAAGGTCGAGCCGAAAAAAGCCGAAACTGTTCCAGCGGAAACAAGCGAAAACGCGAAAGAAACGCCAAGCACAGACATGAAAGTGGATGAACCGATGCAAACCGATGCAAAGGAAACGCCGGATACCGATACCGTAACTGAGTCAGCGGTAATAGAGAAAATAGAGGACCAACCGTCAGAGGTGAGTACAAAACCAGTCGTTTCCGAAAACGCTCCTGTTGTAAACAGTAAGACCGAGTCAACACTAACAACATCATCGAAGAGCGAGACGGACAAATCTATGGCAACCGAGAAAGTATGTAAACCCATGGACACAGAAAAGGTTACAGAGCTTCCCGCGCCTGTAACAGTCACTCCTACTGCCAGTGAACCCGTGGAACCTGTTGCAACAAGTGAGCCTAAATCAAAGTCTGAAGAAATTCCCGCTAAAGAGAAAAAGACTGAAGAACTCACGCCAACCGCGAAAGAAACAAAGTCTGAAGATAGCACGGTACCAGATGTAAAAACTAACGAGAGCGTGTCGCAAGAGAAGAGCAGTAGTAACAGTGTAGAAGAGAAAGCGGAGGAATGTCCTAAGAAAAAGTCTGAGAAAGAGGCGAGCGAGGAATCCACTGAAAAGGCAGCCAAGCCCAGTACGGCAGAGGCGCAGAAACCGGAGAGCGAGGAGACCACGATGAAACCGAAACAGGAGACCGCGAAAACAGAGGAGAAGCCAGTGGAGAACGGCGATGTCCCATTGACCAACATAGAAAAAGTCACCGCGCCGACGATAACAGAGTCAGAAGCAACCAGTAGCAAAGCAGAGGCGGACTCTGAAGCGAAAAAATCAACGGAAACAGAAACTAAACAGGAAATGGAAACAGAGCCGGTTATTGACAAGGCCGCTAACACGAAAGAGGCAGAAGAAGCGACGGCAACAGCGGTAGCTGCGGCTGCGGCTGTACCTGCGAAAGAAGCAGAGGAAAAGGAAGCAAGCGGCGACGCAACAAAACAGGAGTCGAAGGAGAAGCCAGTGAAAGAAGACGTTGTGGTAGATGAAGTGAAGGACACGAATACAGTTGATTCCGAGAAGAAGAAATTAAACGGTACGACGCAGAATGGAGACACCGACGTGCCAGTGTCGGATGACAAATTGCACAGAAACGGACTGAACGAGGGGTCATCGTCTGAAACGGTGAACTCGTCAGCAGCCAGCGAAAGCACATCTGCACAGAACGGTGAGCCAGAGAGTTCCTCCGAGGCGAACGCCGAGTCTATAAAAGTCAAAAAGGTCGTTGATTCCACGGTAGCCGACGGTGCCGGCGAACCTGACGTTGTTCCCCCCGTAGTTGTAGCTGCGACGTCTTAATCTTGTTCTAATACATTTTAAGAAGTCCTTCATACATAACCCCAACCCACAATACTTATCCGCAGGTATAAACTGAAAAAGTTGGCTCCCTACACCTTACATAAATCGTATGACGTTAAAAGAAGTAATACGTTTAATTTAAGAATGAAGTTCATAGGATTTCTATTTCTTCAGAAAAAATGCTAAGAAAAAAATATGCGAAGGGACACGATGATACTGACATCCGCAGCGTGTTTCAGATTCGATTATCTTTCACGGCTAAATAAACTTGGATGCATCATGCTTGTTGATTGTGCTCacccagaaagagagagagtgagagagagagagagagagagagagagagatggtcGTAAAAGGTTTTTGTTTCTTCGTATTTTGTAAGTTGTTTAACTTATTCCATTGATTGTGTTTTCGGCCTGTATTCTTTTTATTTACCTTACTTGGCACGTTTTCTACCGAGAGGATGAATTTTTCTAACGATTGAGACGGTGGTATgcattttgtattatgaattgtCTAAAGATAATCGAACATGTCATTCGCTGTACCAAGTCTGTTTACAAGTATTTCTCATTTTGTCTtctctatttctattttatttctttttctataacaattttacaatgcGTAATGAGATCTTCTTTTTATACTGCCTAAACGGAATGTTATCAGTATGAGAACATAATAGGATAGGAAACTCATCACGGACGGAGTATGCCGAAATACCGAATGTATGTACCCTGTGCCAAATGAATGAATTTGTCTGTTTTTTCGAATCTCTTTTTGTTTAATGCGGTTATATACGTGCGTACAGCGTTCAACGATTCTTTACTTGGTGATCCTTTTTTTTAGTTTAGCATGACAGGAGACTTTTTTTGAGACTATTATGATTTTTAAGACTGAATTGATAATGCCTCGAACAAGTAGCTGGCTTAGACTATACACTATAATTTTTGCATACTCTTTTGTGtacttaattttataaaacgGATAAATGAAAGATAAACGAACACACACACAGTGATCTTGGAATTACAGGTCTGAAGCCGAATAAGTTGGTGGTCCTTTATTGAACTTGATTCGATCATGTGAAGAAACGTTAACTTATTCGAGTCCCAGTGGCCACAGACGTGACTTACCTTGATGTTTCTATACATCGTATTCCTATTTTTTCTTTTGCGACATTTATTTATCGAATTGTATACAATCTAGTTGGTAATACTTTCAACTACGTTGGACTTACACGCATCACATTCTCCTTTTATTTTTTGTTCtagttttcttgtttttctttctttttcttacatTTTGTAtcgtaatcgaataatcgtcgacGTTCAATCGTTCTCGAATGATTGGAAcaaaacgaaaatgaaaaagCAGCAACAAGAAAAGAAGGAAACGCTAATATAAACGAAACATCGCGAGTATGCGTCGAGCTCTTTAATTATGTATGTGTGATAACGAAAACACTGACTTTTGGAACTCGATTCGCTTTCATTCCTGCGATCTAATGTGGTCTGTTAATGTGGCGATCATTGTTTTTAGGATTCGTAAATTATTCTCCAGATTTAACAAGGactcgtttatttatttattatccatTCCTGCAAAATTGACTGTGATTTAACGATATTAGTAGACATAGGGAAACTTGAAACGACTCATTATTGCTCACGCGTAGCAATCACATTTTGTTTTGGCAGGCTACATCGTATATAACAtgactattattactattattcttcttataattattatattttttttactggaaaaaagaaattcaaacgcGTCCTGTCCGATTCAAGTCACTGTGAAGACAGTAATAGACTGTGAGCGAATCAAagtttacacacacacacacatatacacaccCATACGCGATCACACTCATTATACACAGCCAAACACACAACATTTACACGATTCTCTTCTTAATTCTTGTGCACTCGATCGTATTTCGTGGGCAACGCTTACTGCTAAGGAAATCCAACGATCCGCAAATGAGAAACATAAACGAGAGATAAACGATGTGCGACGTCAGAGTGTTTTTAGACCTCGTTATCTATAAGTACGTACATGTATAGTCACTAACGATTATATTGTGAGACTCGAAACGAACGCATATTTTACAGGACACTTCGACAAACCTCGCATTTATTTATATAGTGTCCACCGCGACTAGCAAGGGAAAAAAAGGCAAAACGAACAGAAGAAAAACACAGATCATTTCGAATGCTCGATATCAGTTTTTTAATGGCGTTGCACAAAACCCGCCTCTTCGCTCGAGGAGAGGGGGGagggacgaacgaacgaacgaacaaacacaatatataattaatacgtATATATTGTATTCACGACCCGGAATCGGAAGTGAAATCGAATTCTCGGTGAACTCCTCGTCAATGACACTTATAACAGCCCGGAGGGGGAATCGTATAGCTGTAAGACCGGTGAAGTCGATTCGATTCGAATCGGTTCGGTTCCGACGTGTCCGCCCACGGGGCGGCCGCGCGAAACGATTTCCGATCGGGATCGCGAGTCGAACGAATCACGGTTTGCAAGTTCACTGGAAAAGACGCATGTGTCCTCGAGATGCtcaaacgaaaaagaaaaaaaaagcaaaGGAAACGAAAACTGCGATTTTATGGAGACACCCTGTCCTGCGTAAAAAACGGCCACGGCCCGTTGAAACGGACCACCGAGTCCTGGGATAATCGTAAAACTGCCGACATATTGCCATAATAATGAATCTTTTTTAATCGTTCATTTTTGATAACGACTCGTATTTTCGTAAGTCTATCTCGCCTCGCGTAAAACAGATGTGAATCGACTGCCATCGCTGTAATAAAATCGCAAGCCGGTCGGCGACAGGAGGCGGGCGGCCCGCGCCATCGATCATTCCCGGTCGACTTTTTTTCACGGCATCATCCGCTAAGCATCATCGTCTCATATCATCCATTCCTCTTGTTGCGTCGATAGCCGGGGGTGTCCTCGTTGCCGCCGCAAGTCGCCGGCCCCTGTCGCTCGGCTTCCTTTCACGGATGCTCAATGTCAACGAACCTGTGTAGCTTTCTTTGGAACACGTGCGGtcgtttaattattaataatagcgTGGTTAATGTTCTAAGTTTAGAGAGCGTTCGGCACCTCGCGGCTCGGCGTCCCCTTCGCGAGAtcgaaaatgaatattttcgCGGCTTTCGAAGGCCGCGTCACACGACGCTTGCGTGCTTTTTTGGCTAATTTCCTATGAACGCCGGATCCGGACAAGGATCGAGGTAATGACGAATTTCAGCGTCGAGCCGCGACGCGTCGATTGTCGGATGTTTGTAAGTTTGAACAGTGAAAATGTTTCGGTCGCAACACCACCACCACACGTCACGAATCATCGTAGGCCATTCAGAACAACGTTTCATAGAACCCGGCGCGTGATACGGCAGCTCTGATACACACAGAGCGTCTCACGGGGGTGCAATCGAAAAGCGGATGATCCCGGGGAACCGGATCGAGACCGTCGGAGATCGGTGTCGATCGTTCGCGGGGCTCGTCCCCGAGGCGACGGATTTTAAAGACGCGCTCGTTATACGAAAatgtatactaataataatttataacgagAAAGACTATTTTCTTGTAAGGGACAGAGGGAAGTTCCGGGGACTTCTGAATTTCTTTTTGAACCCATATTGTTGCTCGCGCACCGTCGAAACGAGTATCCTCGGCGACGACGGTGCACCGAGGCCGGAAGCCACCGTTCCCAACGCGCCTCGATTCGTTTCTTCCGACTTCTTAAGACGGTGTCTGCCGTTTGTACCGTTTTATTACGAgatacaccctgtatatgcgctAAACGCAACGTTTCGTTCCACGTATTTATCAGCGAGGAAAGATCATGCGCACGGTCGCGTGTGGCCGTTTGATTAATCgccttgttatttattatttcacggATCGAACGGAGATCGACCGATCGGAACTTCAGCCAGTCACACGAATGTGTTGCATTCGatattttttcgaaaatcagaAACAAAAAAGAACGAAGAAGCGACGAAGTGTCGCCCGTTCCTCGAAACCACGAACACGTTCTGtgtatcttctctttcctcTTTTACTCTTCCGTTTCGAATCAACTCGAACTCGCGGATATGCACACGCAGTTGCGCGGGCTTTGTAATCGGAGGGCGGTCGCGATCAATTTTTCCCGACGAACGCCCAGGCTTACGAAGAAAACAGCTGCCCCCTAAGTTGTATATGCGTATGACACTCTCGTTGTCCTCTTCAAACTATTAGATACCTTGAATAAGACGTTTTTAAGTACCGAGGATAAGGAGTACCGACAAACAATAGCTTCGTAACGATTAGCGAGTTTTATTTGTAATTCATTGGCTATTTTATGTAATACGTCAATATAAGCGTAGGAGAGAATGTACGGACTTAATTGACTACTTTTTAACGATCACCTTCCGGCGGAGGCGTCATTCGATTAAGGGATTCTTCCCCCACGGAGAATCTCCGTCGCTTTTTCTTTTCTCGGCCAGGTGTCTTCGACAGACGTGTTTTCCTATTTCattttctctcgttctctttttttctcccccccccccctcgcccCTTTCTTTCGGTATTGCTTTATTTCTCGCTTTCTTTCTGTATTGCCTTATTTCACccgctttctttctttctcgctcGCCCTTCGCGGCTTTTATGTTACGAAACAATTGTAGTGTTGTACCGTTTTGCCGGTTTTTTTTCAGTGCTCTAAACGACTAACGTGTGCG contains:
- the Enoph gene encoding enolase-phosphatase E1 isoform X1 encodes the protein MAGEKRTQDQEETSLSGTVILVDIEGTTTSVSFVKDVLFPYVRENLSKYIESKWEDEEFKKDFEKLKEQAKKDEEDKVDGFVPIAGDTEEEKKSLVKNVLWQMDGDRKTGALKQLQGHMWREAYNSGAVKAHVYEDVPKALEAWTNDGKKVYVYSSGSVEAQKLLFGHSVHGDLLKHFSGYFDTEVGAKQETSSYKNILNKIGADPSAIIFLTDVVKEAAAAKEAGLTAVLVEREGNAPLTDEDKVSFTTIKSFLDLTFQASTKRQKLETTETQEATAKEANVVNKDTCEPMDTSEDVEMSDVSEKKDDKVEPKKAETVPAETSENAKETPSTDMKVDEPMQTDAKETPDTDTVTESAVIEKIEDQPSEVSTKPVVSENAPVVNSKTESTLTTSSKSETDKSMATEKVCKPMDTEKVTELPAPVTVTPTASEPVEPVATSEPKSKSEEIPAKEKKTEELTPTAKETKSEDSTVPDVKTNESVSQEKSSSNSVEEKAEECPKKKSEKEASEESTEKAAKPSTAEAQKPESEETTMKPKQETAKTEEKPVENGDVPLTNIEKVTAPTITESEATSSKAEADSEAKKSTETETKQEMETEPVIDKAANTKEAEEATATAVAAAAAVPAKEAEEKEASGDATKQESKEKPVKEDVVVDEVKDTNTVDSEKKKLNGTTQNGDTDVPVSDDKLHRNGLNEGSSSETVNSSAASESTSAQNGEPESSSEANAESIKVKKVVDSTVADGAGEPDVVPPVVVAATS
- the Enoph gene encoding enolase-phosphatase E1 isoform X2 gives rise to the protein MAGEKRTQDQEETSLSGTVILVDIEGTTTSVSFVKDVLFPYVRENLSKYIESKWEDEEFKKDFEKLKEQAKKDEEDKVDGFVPIAGDTEEEKKSLVKNVLWQMDGDRKTGALKQLQGHMWREAYNSGAVKAHVYEDVPKALEAWTNDGKKVYVYSSGSVEAQKLLFGHSVHGDLLKHFSGYFDTEVGAKQETSSYKNILNKIGADPSAIIFLTDVVKEAAAAKEAGLTAVLVEREGNAPLTDEDKVSFTTIKSFLDLTFQASTKRQKLETTETQEATAKEANVVNKDTCEPMDTSEDVEMSDVSEKKDDKVEPKKAETVPAETSENAKETPSTDMKVDEPMQTDAKETPDTDTVTESAVIEKIEDQPSEVSTKPVVSENAPVVNSKTESTLTTSSKSETDKSMATEKVCKPMDTEKVTELPAPVTVTPTASEPVEPVATSEPKSKSEEIPAKEKKTEELTPTAKETKSEDSTVPDVKTNESVSQEKSSSNSVEEKAEECPKKKSEKEASEESTEKAAKPSTAEAQKPESEETTMKPKQETAKTEEKPVENGDVPLTNIEKVTAPTITESEATSSKAEADSEAKKSTETETKQEMETEPVIDKAANTKEAEEATATAVAAAAAVPAKEAEEKEASGDATKQESKEKPVKEDVVVDEVKDTNTVDSEKKKLNGTTQNGDTDVPVSDDKLHRNGLNEGSSSETVNSSAASESTSAQNVSTVIRFDFETTSLRKRTLLGCIYMVKCNVVSYFHKK